A single region of the Brachypodium distachyon strain Bd21 chromosome 3, Brachypodium_distachyon_v3.0, whole genome shotgun sequence genome encodes:
- the LOC100845317 gene encoding 60S ribosomal protein L31, with protein MADKKGGAPRKEEVVTREYTVNLHKRLHGCTFKKKAPNAIKELRKFAQKAMGTTDVRIDVKLNKHIWSSGIRSVPRRVRVRISRKRNDEEDAKEELYSLVTVAEVPAEGLKGLGTKVIDETD; from the exons ATGGCGGACAAGAAGGGCGGAGcgccgaggaaggaggaggtggtgacGAGGGAGTACACCGTCAACCTCCACAAGCGCCTCCATGGCTG TACATTTAAGAAGAAGGCACCcaacgccatcaaggagctcAGGAAGTTTGCACAGAAGGCCATGGGCACCACGGACGTCAGGATCGACGTGAAGCTCAACAAGCACATCTGGAGCAGTGGGATCAGAAGCGTGCCCCGCAGGGTTCGCGTGAGGATTTCCCGCAAGAGgaacgacgaggaggacgctAAGGAGGAGCTCTACTCTCTCGTCACCGTTGCCGAGGTGCCTGCTGAGGGTTTGAAGGGGCTGGGAACCAAGGTCATCGACGAAACTGATTAA
- the LOC100845006 gene encoding uncharacterized protein LOC100845006, whose product MGAKENGEVRDEKGAGPDYEPARVSRSSQGEAHGNEDNRVRRVSGVPKKLVKKETKESSPRMAKSNTGRQVQNKLQHKALSDTQNRSPKPRKAVNAAKAIEVRRPDVVKIPSRSPSEFSEETDDIISEAGTTDDRGIEEAKEMDVLDEAPHCDQSTGTDDDIVDIEEKIIDDEKTVLHQRNEELQSKLEKLEQELREVAALEVSLYSVMPEHGSSAHKLHTPARRLSRLYIHASKFWPIDKTASVAKNTVSGLVLVAKSCSNDASRLTFWLSNTVVLREIIAKSFGISRQSTPTMKTKNINDSAKWFDGKSMPMLQNNNSNGKQTNLAAIQILDDWQETSTLLAALEKIESWIFSRIVETVWWQALTPHMQTRAEGSSTPKAGKVLGPSLGDQQQGTFSVNLWKAAFHDAFSRICPLRAGGHECGCLPVLAKLVMEQCVARLDVAMFNAILRESASEIPTDPISDPIVDPKVLPIPAGELSFGSGAQLKNSIGNWSRWLTDNLGIDDDDSEDECLDIGNGNDERSGAAEGKSFRLLNELSDLLMLPKDMLLENSIRKEICPSVGLPLVTRILCNFTPDEFCPDPVPSIVLEELNSESLLERSIGKDAASAFPCIAAPVTYRPPSQLDVAEKVSDTGGGAKLDRRGSMVQRRGYTSDDDLDDLDSPLASLFDKSAPPSPSNGVTPFTAQLRGASMENARYTLLREVWSERH is encoded by the exons ATGGGTGCCAAAGAGAATGGAGAAGTGAGAGATGAGAAGGGAGCTGGACCAGATTATGAACCAGCCAGAGTTTCTCGTTCATCACAAGGAGAGGCTCATGGTAATGAAGATAATAGAGTGAGACGAGTTTCTGGGGTTCCGAAGAAGCTCGTGAAAAAAGAGACAAAAGAAAGTAGCCCCCGCATGGCCAAAAGCAACACCGGTCGTCAAGTTCAGAACAAGCTGCAACACAAAGCATTGAGCGACACTCAGAACAGATCTCCAAAACCTAGGAAAGCAGTTAATGCCGCTAAAGCTATTGAAGTTAGAAGACCAGATGTTGTAAAAATTCCTTCTCGCTCTCCATCAGAATTTTCTGAGGAAACAGATGATATAATTAGCGAGGCAGGAACCACTGATGATAGAGGCATTGAAGAGGCCAAAGAGATGGACGTCTTAGATGAAGCTCCACACTGTGATCAGAGTACTGGTACTGATGATGACATTGTTGATATTGAAGAAAAGATAATTGATGATGAAAAAACAGTGCTACATCAAAGGAACGAAGAACTACAGTCAAAACTTGAGAAGTTGGAACAGGAACTTCGTGAAGTTGCTGCACTCGAAGTTTCTCTTTACTCTGTAATGCCTGAACATGGAAGCTCAGCACATAAGCTGCATACCCCAGCTCGACGTCTTTCAAGGCTGTACATTCATGCGTCCAAgttttggcccatagataagACAGCTTCAGTAGCAAAAAACACTGTTTCTGGTCTCGTTCTTGTTGCGAAGTCCTGTAGTAATGATGCTTCGAG GTTGACATTCTGGCTTTCCAATACAGTTGTCCTCAGGGAGATAATTGCAAAATCTTTTGGCATCTCACGTCAGTCGACTCCGACAATGAAAACTAAAAACATAAATGACAGTGCAAAATGGTTTGATGGGAAATCCATGCCAATGCTCCAGAACAACAACTCCAATGGCAAGCAAACCAACCTTGCTGCCATACAGATACTAGATGATTGGCAGGAAACTAGTACACTTTTGGCTGCATTAGAGAAGATTGAATCTTGGATATTTTCTCGGATTGTCGAGACTGTGTGGTGGCAG gCACTAACCCCTCACATGCAAACCCGGGCAGAAGGTTCATCAACACCAAAGGCTGGTAAAGTGTTAGGTCCTTCTTTGGGTGATCAGCAGCAGGGCACATTTTCTGTTAACCTGTGGAAGGCTGCATTTCATGACGCATTCAGCAGAATCTGCCCCCTTCGTGCTGGTGGACATGAGTGTGGCTGCTTGCCAGTATTAGCAAAACTG GTGATGGAGCAATGTGTAGCCCGTTTAGATGTTGCAATGTTTAATGCCATCCTTCGTGAGTCAGCTAGTGAGATACCAACTGATCCTATATCTGACCCAATTGTCGACCCAAAAGTCCTGCCAATTCCAGCTGGCGAGCTAAGCTTTGGGTCAGGTGCACAGCTGAAGAACTCT ATTGGGAATTGGTCGAGATGGTTAACAGATAACTTGGgcattgatgatgatgactcTGAGGATGAATGTCTTGACATAGGAAATGGCAACGATGAAAGAAGTGGTGCAGCTGAAGGAAAATCTTTTCGACTTCTTAATGAACTGAGTGATCTCCTGATGCTTCCAAAGGACATGCTTCTTGAAAATTCCATCAGGAAAGAG ATCTGCCCTTCGGTTGGCCTACCACTAGTAACAAGAATCCTATGCAACTTCACCCCTGATGAGTTCTGTCCTGATCCTGTTCCTAGCATAGTCTTAGAGGAGCTGAATTCTGAG AGCTTGCTAGAGCGTTCCATTGGAAAAGATGCGGCCAGCGCATTCCCATGCATCGCTGCTCCTGTTACGTACCGCCCCCCTTCCCAACTGGATGTAGCAGAGAAAGTTTCGGACACCGGAGGCGGCGCAAAGCTAGACAGGAGAGGTTCCATGGTCCAGAGGAGAGGGTACACCAGCGACGACGATCTGGATGACCTGGACTCCCCCCTCGCATCCCTATTCGACAAGAGCGCTCCACCTTCACCGTCCAACGGAGTCACGCCTTTCACTGCTCAGCTGAGAGGAGCTTCCATGGAGAACGCGCGGTACACTCTCCTGAGAGAGGTATGGTCAGAGCGGCACTGA